In Salmo trutta chromosome 16, fSalTru1.1, whole genome shotgun sequence, a genomic segment contains:
- the LOC115150156 gene encoding twist-related protein 2-like translates to MREEVSCANSPEGGLGASEEELERGSKKSGPTGGRKRVPYPKKDSLGRAEERAVVSGSPNCLVPSGPKRQKKQQSSPTSVVCVAPSMLSSSGLGLSPGGEPFEDLHTQRVIANVRERQRTQSLNDAFASLRKIIPTLPSDKLSKIQILKLASRYIDFLYQVLQSDEMDAKLASCNYLAHERLSYAFSVWRMEGAWAMSASH, encoded by the coding sequence ATGCGCGAGGAGGTTTCCTGCGCCAACTCCCCTGAGGGGGGGCTGGGGGCCAGCGAGGAGGAGCTGGAGCGGGGCTCCAAGAAGAGTGGGCCAACGGGGGGGCGAAAGCGGGTGCCGTACCCCAAGAAGGACAGTTTGGGTCGGGCCGAGGAGAGGGCCGTGGTCAGCGGGAGCCCCAACTGCCTGGTTCCATCGGGGCCAAAGCGGCAGAAGAAGCAACAGAGCTCCCCCACGTCGGTGGTGTGCGTGGCCCCATCTATGCTGAGCTCCAGCGGCCTCGGTTTGAGCCCGGGCGGCGAGCCCTTCGAGGACCTGCACACGCAGCGAGTGATCGCCAATGTTCGTGAGCGCCAGCGCACACAGTCGCTGAACGACGCCTTCGCCTCGCTGCGTAAGATCATCCCCACTCTGCCGTCCGACAAACTTAGCAAGATCCAGATCCTGAAACTGGCGTCTCGCTACATCGACTTCCTGTACCAGGTGCTGCAGAGTGATGAGATGGATGCCAAGCTGGCTAGCTGCAACTACCTGGCCCACGAACGCCTCAGCTACGCCTTTTCCGTCTGGAGGATGGAGGGTGCCTGGGCAATGTCTGCCAGCCACTAG